The sequence gcgctgcgttcgctgccaCCCTGTAGCTCTGTATCTCTGtgggagcgctgcgttcgctgccaccctgtagctctgtgtgtctgtgggagcgctgcgttcgctgccaccctgtagctctgtgtgtctgtgggagcgctgcgttcgctgccaCCCTGTAGCTCTGTATCTCTGTGGGAGCGCTGCATTCGCTGCCACCCTGtagctctgtgtgtctgtgggagcgctgcgttcgctgccaccctgtagctctgtgtgtctgtgggagcgctgcgttcgctgccaccctgtagctctgtgtgtctgtgggagcgctgcgttcgctgccaccctgtagctctgtgtgtctgtgggagcgctgcgttcgctgccaccctgtagctctgtgtgtctgtgggagcgctgcgttcgctgccaCCCTGTAGCTCTGTATCTCTGtgggagcgctgcgttcgctgccaccctgtatctctgtgtgtctgtaggagCGGTGTACGTGTGCACCGAGGACCCGTTCCCGGCGCGGCGCCTGCAGCAGCTGATCCGGGGTCAGGGGTCTCGGCGCCGGGACGTGCCGGCGGCTCTGACCCGGTGCTCCGGGGACCGCGTCTACGTGGAGCACGCCGCCGACCTGGTGAGTCACGCCGCGCTGCATTCAGGGGCACTACGGAAATTAACGGAACATAAACTTCTTATTTAAATAAtcattatatataatatgtgtacgtctctgtctctctgtgtgtgtttgtctctttgtgtgtctctgtgtgtgtgtgtctctgtgtctgtgtgtgtgtgtgtgtgtgtgtgtgtgtgtgtgtgtgtgtctctgtctctctgtgtgtctctgtctctctgtgtgtctctgtctctttgtgtgtgtgtgtgtgtgtgtctctctctctctgtctctctgtccctgtccctgCAGGAGTCCCTGCAGACGTGTCTGTCCCGCCGTGTCCCCGTCCTCCTGGCTCGGCGCCACGTCCGTCTCCTGGTGGTGGACTCGGTGGCTGCGCTGTTCAGGACCGAGTTCcaggcttctgattggctggagAGGAGCAGACAGCTGATCAgctgctcacacacactgcacacgcTGAGCCGGGAGTACAACACACCTGTTCTCTGTATCAAccaggtgagacacacacacacacacacacacacacacacacacacacacacaccacacacctctcacctgtcctctgtgtgtttcaggtgaCGGATGTTTTCAGCTCTGATGACAGTTTGgggtaaaaatattttcttgttttctgtttgagATAAAATAGAGTTTCAGACCAGAGTCTGTGAATATTTCAGTGTATTTAAGGAGAGTTTCAGACCAGagtctagggctgcacgattatggccaaaatgataatcgcaattattttgatcaaaattttgattgcgattattctcacgattatttgttgatttcaaccaaaacaaattttattgtcacgtaggctgtttataactggagagggagtgtgatggacgctactcacagagagacggctgatcattatgaacgggtccagcacgggttgaatggcggatacacacgtcgtgtgtatgaaacgtctatcttcactgcgctgcatttttattaactatgatattctggccagggtcacatctctggcccaggtccaggtcccggtctcggtccagcagctccgtctcacgctgtgactctaccaactgaagttagttgcattcaataacttcttctgtgttcttcgccgtagcggccgcgatagcagagttacccacggaaacactggtacaaatacaggtttgccccctcatacttaacaatatacagctgtgttaatgaaaaattaaaactgtagacaacatcagaagtgtggaccggcggccgctgtgtggcggggcgcggagagtaagaggagagagaggagaggagagagagtaggacgagagagcgtagaaagatcccacacaggcacggctttacagacgaaatgggtcatgtaacgcaaaattaaaccatatccatataaacagcattgcagcggatgagaggacattagcaccggtgcgtcctagaagagctaacagctaacagacgctactagctaacagctaacagacgctactagctaacagctaacagacgctactagctaacagctaacagacgctactagctaacagctaacagacgctgactagcactggtcactgctgttgtctgaaaaacaacaaatgtgacaaagtgttgcgtttactggtaaactggtaaaccttgagactgacgtattaccgactgctatctgttgagttgtcctcacgctactctgtcctctgggactgtctccatctagaaactaacctgcagggtgcagtgaactactctgactggctcatgagcagacggctttatggagcgggagattggctttgcaaaaaacccggagcgttctatgaaatgacgctttataaaaaataatcgcttgatcacgcaaatttgatcgtgggaagtccaaatcgtgatcgcgattaaaattcgattaattgtgcagccctaccacaGTCTGTGAATATTTTAACGTATTTAAGGAGAGTTTCAGACCAGAGTCTGTGAATATTTCAGTGTATTTAAGGAGAGTTTCAGACCAGAGTCTGtgaatattttaacatatttaaggagagtttcagaccagagtctgagaatattttaacatatttaaggagagtttcagaccagagtctgtgaatattttaacatatttaaggAGAGTTTCAGACCAGAGTCTGTGAATATTTCAGTGTATTTAAGGAGAGTTTCAGACCAGAGTCTGAGAATATTTCAGTGTATTTAAGGAGAGTTTCAGACCAGAGTCTGAGAATATTTTAACGTATTTAAGGAGAGTTTCAGACCAGAGTCTGTGAATATTTCAGTGTATTTAAGGAGAGTTTCAGACCAGAGTCTGTGAATATTTCAGTGTATTTAAGGAGAGTTTCAGACCAGAGTCTGAGAATATTTTAACGTATTTAAGGAGAGTTTCAGACCAGAGTCTGAGAATATTTCAGCGTATTTAAGGAGTTTCAGACCAGAGTCTGTGAATATTTCAGCGTATTTAAGGAGAGTTTCAGACCAGAGTCTGTGAATATTTTAACGTATTTAAGGAGAGTTTCAGACCAGAGTCTGAGAATATTTCAGCGTATTTAAGGAGTTTCAGACCAGAGTCTGTGAATATTTCAGCGTATTTAAGGAGAGTTTCAGACCAGAGTCTGTGAATATTTCAGCATATTTAAGGAGAGTTTCAGACCAGAGTCTGtgaatattttaacatatttaaggAGAGTTTCAGACCAGAGTCTGTGAATATTTCAGTGTATTTAAGGAGAGTTTCAGACCAGAGTCTGGTTATATTTCAGCATATTTAAGGAGAGTTTCAGACCAGAGTCTGTAAATATTTTAGTATATTTAAGGAGAGTTTCAGACCACAGTCTGTGAATATTTCAGCGTATTTAAGGAGAGTTTCAGACCAGAGTCTGtgaatattttaacatatttaaggagagtttcagaccagagtctgtgaatattttaacatatttaaggAGAGTTTCAGACCAGAGTCTGGTTATATTTCAGCATATTTAAGGAGAGTTTCAGACCAGAGTCTGtgaatattttaacatatttaaggagagtttcagaccagagtctgtgaatattttaacatatttaaggagagtttcagaccagagtctgtgaatattttaacatatttaaggAGAGTTTCAGACCAGAGTCTGTGAGTATTTCAGCGTATTTAAGGAGAGTTTTGATGGCCAAGGTATTAAtcctgtctctttgtgtgtctcagTCCTGTCCCCGGCGGTGTGTCCCCGGCTCTGGGGTTGGCCTGGGCCAATCAGGTGATGGTTCGGCTGATGATGCGGCGTCTCCAGCAAACGGTTGCCCGGGGCGGCCAGAGTAGCACCCTCCGCAGGCTGGAGGTGGTGTTCGCTCCACATCTGGCCCGGGACGGGCGAGATGCTGCAGTCTGGAGGGAGGGCGTCCTCGGAGTGGACGGCTCGGAGACATCAAAAAGAGACAGATGTGTCTGAGAGGGACAGGTGTGTCTGAGAGGGACAGGTGTGTCTGAGAGGGACAGGTGTGTCTAACAGAGACAGGTGTGTCTGAGAGGGAcaggtgtgtctgagagagacagGTGTGTCTGAGAGGGACAGGTGTGTCTGAGAGGGAcaggtgtgtctgagagagacagGTGTGTCTGAGAGGGACAGGTGTGTCTGAGAGGGAcaggtgtgtctgagagagacagGTGTGTCTGAGAGGGACAGGTGTGTCTGAGAGGGACAGGTGTGTCTAACAGAGAcaggtgtgtctgagagagacagGTGTGTCTGAGAGGGACAGGTGTGTCTAACAGAGACAGGTGTGTCTGAGAGGGAcaggtgtgtctgagagagacagGTGTGTCTAACAGAGACAGGTGTGTCTGAGAGGGAcaggtgtgtctgagagagacagGTGTGTCTGAGAGGGAcaggtgtgtctgagagagacaggtgtgtctgagagagacaggtgtgtctgagagagacaggtgtgtctgagagagacagGTGTGTCTAACAGAGACAGGTGTGTCtaaaattcagatttttctaagcttttgtttcctttctctttctaaAGTGGATTATTTGGTctctgtattttatattttagagtcaataaaactttttaatattaagaGCTGGGGTTTTTCTTCTGGTTGGAGATCAGTAACCGTGGCGACAGCCGTCCCTAACAACCAATATGAGTAACTTATGGTGCGTTTAAATCAACTTGGTTATTAGTTTGAATTATTGGGGATTTATTCAGATTTGAGTGTGCACTCTTTAAATAAAGTTTCCTGGTTTCaaccttttatttaaacaacgcgcagactttttcttttgtttttcatctttattaAAACAAGAAACCGAACACTAATGACatataaaagtatataatacaaacataacaaacataacaaacataaacataaacataacaaacataataaacataattccacatgattccagacctggggcctgttgcacgaaaccaggataagggactaacccgggatattcaagttatcctggatgagtttagcttggactcggttgcacgaaaccagattgaattaaacccagcccagtaaccatggagatttattctttgcagctagcctggtccagagcaggctaacagccgggcccACAGCCGGGCCCACAGCCGGGCCCACAGCCGGGCCCACAGCCGGGCCCACAGCCGGGCCCACAGCCGGGCCCacagccgggccaacagccgggcccacagccgggccaacagccgggccaacagccgggccCACGGCCGGGCCCacagccgggccaacagccgggccaacagccgggccaacagccgggccaacagccgggctaagattaatcctggagtctcatgtgttcaatcagctgctgtctgatcccaaataaacatgtttaccAGTgtcccggtgcccggtggccggtggctgctgcccggtgcctggtgccggtgcccggtggctggtgcccggtggccggtggctggtgcccggtggctggtgccggtggctgctgcccgttGGCCGGTGGctggtgcccggtggctgctgcccggtggccggtggctgctgcccggtggctggtgcccggtggccggtggctggtgcccggtggctggtgccggtggctgctgcccggtggctggtgcccggtggctgctgcccggtggccggtggctgctgcccggtggccggtggctggtgcccggtggctggtgcccggtggctgctgcccggtggccggtggctgctgcccggtggctggtgcccggtggctggtgcccggtggctgctgcccggtggccggtggctgctgcccggtggccggtggctgctgcccggtggccggtggctggtgcccggtggctggtgcccggtggctgctgcccggtggctgctgcccggtggctgctgcacGGTGgctggtgcccggtggccggtggccggtggctgctgcccggtgcctggtgcctggtggccggtggctgctgcccggtgcctggtgcctggtgcccggtggccggtggctgctgcccggtgcctggtgcccggtggccggtggctgctgcccggtgcccggtggctgctgcccgccAGCAGACCTGTGAGTCCCGTcagtgtcctctctctctgtaaaagtagagatgagcagcgcggcgtcgtggtctcagcttcaggtttctacaggacgctccggagattaagggtgacgatattaatgtagagatattccagatattaatgtagagatattccagatattaatgtagagatattccagatgatattaatgtagagaTGTTCCAGATATTAATGTAgagatattccagatgatattaatgtagagatattccagatgataataatggcagactggtcagagaccaataacTTCATGATTCatgttcttgttgcttgtccttctctaatgaagggtagtttgtgttactccttaataagtgggcctattgtttttattatatatatattatatatatattatatatattattatatatatattatattatagcttacattggtttcataaccttcctaATAAGTCTCCCATCACCGGTATAATAACGtgtctatatacagcacgtatgtagtggagttatcattcatctcaccgggaacaccacgatgcttcttcatctttttattttggtgcggtcacttgtcagaagaataaaaaacatgaatattggtttacatatgttcacagcgtgtattgaagtcacttctttttctagttgttgtccctttctgattgttctgtatgaacattaattgtataaaTAATTAGATATAGCTGATAGAGATTTGGGCgtgttgtaaaacatgttctcacgttgtgaagaAGGGTTGACATTAAGCCTAAGTCCTTGGTCCATTTCCTGAGGAACATTAttttcctctgctctcttttgaggaaaagtatatttttacaccccacacattcagtcggtccgctatgtcgggcttttcTCTCATTGTTTGAGAAGCCGTATTTCCCTCTCTGCATATTCtattcttccctcctcgttactgtccatcagaagctgctgctcattgggtgaaacatctggcgcatgcgtcttctcatctctgcatcaggaAATCTgggatcgataccgtggtctatctgagaaagccgt comes from Etheostoma spectabile isolate EspeVRDwgs_2016 unplaced genomic scaffold, UIUC_Espe_1.0 scaffold00009535, whole genome shotgun sequence and encodes:
- the xrcc3 gene encoding DNA repair protein XRCC3, with product MDWDQLELHPRIIASVRKVKLKSLREVLCVSGPDLQRLTGLSRVDVHQLQTAAATACRRSPPTPGAVYVCTEDPFPARRLQQLIRGQGSRRRDVPAALTRCSGDRVYVEHAADLESLQTCLSRRVPVLLARRHVRLLVVDSVAALFRTEFQASDWLERSRQLISCSHTLHTLSREYNTPVLCINQVTDVFSSDDSLGPVPGGVSPALGLAWANQVMVRLMMRRLQQTVARGGQSSTLRRLEVVFAPHLARDGRDAAVWREGVLGVDGSETSKRDRCV